In Solirubrobacterales bacterium, the DNA window TAGTCGGCCATCCGTTTCGAGATCCGGTTCTGGGCGTCGGGCAGGGGACGCATGGTGATCACCGACTCCATTGCGCTTCGCATCGAGGCGCTCCACGCCACCGCGGAGAGCGAAGTTATGGCGCCGATCTCGTTGCCCTGGGCCAGTTCGGATTCGGCCCGGTCGACGGCGGCTTCGAGGGCCGGACCGGAACGCCACCGGCGGCGCCAGAGCTCGGCGATGAGGATGCCGATCTCGACCACGACCCAAGCCAAACCGAGGAGGGTGATGGCGAGCACCGGCCAGCGCAGCGCATCGGAAATGGAAAATAGGAATTCTTCGATCTGCAAAGCGGCTGCCGATTGTAATAGGTAAGCCTAAGAGTGATCGGGTACGCCCGGCAACTGGGAGACTGAGAGGGCATGGCAGAGATCGAACGGGCGATCGCCAGGATTACTGCGGCTCGGGCCGACGGTTACGGGATCATTGTCCAGCGACGGGCCGGTTCCGGGGCCGGCTGGGTCGAGGCCGTCGCGCTTGGCGCCGATCCGGACCTGACCGCGGAGACGGTTGGCGCGGTTCAGGGGATGTACGGGGATCTGGAACCGTACATCCAGGCGGAATGGATGCTGGAGAGCCTGGCCCGCGGGGTCGCCGATCTTGCCGGATCGTTCGCCCTGGCCGTGCGGGCGATCCCGGATCTGGCTCCCGACCGGGTACTACTCGCGATTGAAGGTGGCCTGGTCCGGGCGACCGCGGTCACCTCGGACCGACTTGATGAGGCCGACCTTCCGGGTTTGGCGAAACTGCTCCGGGAAGGTTTCACCGAGCTGGTCGCGCCGACGATCGGGTGGATCGACGGTCAGGGCCTGCGTCCCGCGAAGACCCTCTGGCACGCTGCTGCCGACCGGCTGGCCCAGTCTCTGGTCTGGTCCGGCAAGGCCTTTGATCGTCCGGACGAGGCGCTGGAGCTGACCCGGCTCACGGTCGGCCCGGAGAGCCCGGATCCCCGGCTCCGGATCGAGATCAGGCGAGCCGAGGACGAGTACGGCGACGAGTACCACCTCCGCAACACCTGCTGCCTCGCCTACCGCACCGAGGGCGGGGAGCTCTGCCAGTCCTGCCCCCTCCAGAAAACCCACACCCCCTGACCAGACCCACATCGTTCTGGAGCCGATAGTGGCGGCCATGTCGCCCAAACCGGCTCCAGAACCATGGGGTTCACCACCCACTCGTTCTGGAGCCGATAGTGGCGGCCATGTCGCCCAAACCGGCTCCAGAACGAGTGGTGGGGGTGGATCAGCCGGCGGACATTTCGGCTAGCTTGGCGACTGTGTTCATGTTGCGGGCGGTTGCCACACCGAGATCGAGGGTGAGCTTCGACTGCCCCTGGCCGTCCGGGTAGTGGATGAAGACCTCCCGGTCGGCGGCGACGAGACGTTCACCGTTCACGCCGCTGGCGATCGCGTCAAGGTCCGGCGGCGGATGACGGTCGAGAAACATCGCAACGACCTTGTTCCCCGGCTCATCCGGGAAGGGATTGGCGACCACGAGGTCAGCCATCTCCCGGCCGGTTCGGATCAGCACGTCAACCGGCTTGCCGGCGTAGCTCTCCAGTCGAGTTTCGAGGATCGACCGGGCCCGTTCCGGATCGTCCCCGGTCCGAAAGACGACGTTGCCGCTGGCGATGTAGGTGCGGACGTTCTCGAACCCGGCCTCCTCGCACATCGTCCTCAGCTCCGCCATCGGCAGCTTGCCGGTTCCGCCCACGTTCACGGCCCTGAGCAGTGCCACCATCGCTTTCATGACCCCACCATAGATGCGGCCGTGGATCAGACTCGGAGCAGGACGGCCACCATGGTGCCGAGCGTGGCGGTGGTGAGACTGAACATCCCGACCATCATGGTTCGCTGCAGACTGTCCATGCGGTTTTCCAACCGACTGAACCGGTCTTCGTTCCGACCATTCTGGTCATGGAACTGAGCGTCCATCCGGTCGAATCGGTCGTCCATCCGGTCGAATCGGTCGTCCATCCGGTCGAATCGGTCGTCCATCCGGTCGAAACGTTCGTCGACCTGATCGAATCGGGCCTCGGTTCGGGCCTCCATTGCCCGCATCTCCTCTCGGAACTGCCGGTGGTCCTCCTCATTTCTGGCGAAACCGTCCCGGATCA includes these proteins:
- a CDS encoding (2Fe-2S)-binding protein; protein product: MAEIERAIARITAARADGYGIIVQRRAGSGAGWVEAVALGADPDLTAETVGAVQGMYGDLEPYIQAEWMLESLARGVADLAGSFALAVRAIPDLAPDRVLLAIEGGLVRATAVTSDRLDEADLPGLAKLLREGFTELVAPTIGWIDGQGLRPAKTLWHAAADRLAQSLVWSGKAFDRPDEALELTRLTVGPESPDPRLRIEIRRAEDEYGDEYHLRNTCCLAYRTEGGELCQSCPLQKTHTP
- a CDS encoding DUF1697 domain-containing protein, whose protein sequence is MKAMVALLRAVNVGGTGKLPMAELRTMCEEAGFENVRTYIASGNVVFRTGDDPERARSILETRLESYAGKPVDVLIRTGREMADLVVANPFPDEPGNKVVAMFLDRHPPPDLDAIASGVNGERLVAADREVFIHYPDGQGQSKLTLDLGVATARNMNTVAKLAEMSAG